The following are encoded in a window of Panicum virgatum strain AP13 chromosome 5N, P.virgatum_v5, whole genome shotgun sequence genomic DNA:
- the LOC120676427 gene encoding peroxidase 42-like, with translation MKVATSTRGIVVLIGSMLLVSASAASNIPLATGDAGLSADFHAASCPQLESIVCAAVQAARAVNVQVTAGLLRIFFHDCLPEGCDASILLEPELSTGPNQSLQKNAVDLIEAIRAKVNAACGPTVSCADIIAVATRDAVALAGGPMFAMPLGRTDSLEGADDVSMLPGPDSDVDSLLTIFNSRALSDPADLVALSGGHTVGKASCGFIRNNDQFSQSLVKQCNASPSKKQSLDTITPDVFDNKYFVALKARHGVFVSDQGLADHPRTSSLVTTFAANQTAFFAQFAKSMVNMGSIPGPAGEIRRNCFRPNSRVDMDVGSFGAVADE, from the exons ATGAAGGTGGCGACTAGTACAAGGGGCATCGTGGTCCTCATCGGCAGCATGCTGCTCGTCTCGGCATCGGCAGCCAGCAACATACCTCTGGCGACGGGCGACGCCGGCTTGTCCGCCGACTTCCACGCGGCGTCATGTCCGCAGCTGGAGAGCATCGTTTGCGCCGCCGTGCAGGCCGCGCGGGCCGTCAATGTGCAGGtcaccgccggcctcctccggaTCTTCTTCCACGACTGCCTTCCGGAG GGTTGCGACGCGTCGATCCTTCTTGAGCCGGAGCTGAGCACGGGGCCCAACCAGTCGCTGCAGAAGAACGCTGTGGATCTGATCGAGGCCATCCGAGCCAAGGTCAACGCCGCCTGCGGGCCCACGGTCTCCTGCGCCGACATCATCGCGGTGGCCACCCGCGACGCCGTGGCCCTGGCCGGCGGGCCGATGTTCGCCATGCCCCTGGGTCGCACCGACAGCCTGGAGGGCGCGGACGACGTGTCCATGCTACCGGGCCCGGACAGCGACGTCGACAGCCTCCTCACCATCTTCAACAGCAGGGCCCTGTCCGACCCGGCCGACCTGGTGGCGCTCTCCGGCGGGCACACCGTCGGCAAGGCCAGCTGCGGCTTCATCCGGAACAACGATCAGTTCAGCCAGTCGCTCGTCAAGCAGTGCAACGCCAGCCCGAGCAAGAAGCAGAGCCTGGACACCATCACGCCTGACGTGTTCGACAACAAGTACTTCGTGGCTCTCAAGGCCAGGCACGGGGTGTTTGTCTCCGACCAGGGTCTCGCCGACCACCCCCGGACCAGCAGCCTCGTCACCACCTTCGCTGCCAACCAGACGGCCTTCTTCGCACAGTTCGCCAAGTCCATGGTCAATATGGGCAGCATCCCGGGGCCTGCAGGGGAGATCCGCCGCAACTGCTTCAGGCCCAACAGCCGCGTCGACATGGATGTTGGCAGCTTCGGCGCCGTGGCCGACGAGTAG